One genomic region from Thermoleptolyngbya sichuanensis A183 encodes:
- a CDS encoding PEP-CTERM sorting domain-containing protein, with protein MKLKAFKTFLCTAATLGVLAFTGSQAQAFQVGGWNYTIDSFNDGTEWDAQNRRLVVGQNSDFEFFGMAFRVLEDRVVFAINSNLSLNGYDLNGARNNKISYGDLVLNFTNTASFNAAQSNLFAIRFDSTNDTNVRVVTETQTVDSRGRVRTTRTTQISPLGLYGGVTTTSLTSVNSGFSSHQQHATEVAKVGGFASLGDLAANNSYFGYNTAAQTNMKSGNYLGGINMLAAADLTGLGLNFGQFNATGNYTFGFSVDRSLLPVGDFIASLFAECGNDGIVMAGSTAVPEPTTMAGTAIAAGLMYARRRKKQEA; from the coding sequence ATGAAACTGAAAGCGTTTAAAACATTTCTCTGCACTGCGGCAACGCTCGGCGTTCTAGCCTTCACTGGGTCGCAGGCCCAAGCCTTCCAGGTTGGCGGCTGGAATTACACGATTGACTCATTCAACGATGGCACCGAGTGGGATGCCCAAAACAGGCGCTTGGTCGTTGGGCAAAACAGCGATTTCGAGTTCTTTGGCATGGCGTTTCGGGTTCTAGAAGATCGCGTGGTCTTTGCCATCAACTCGAACCTGTCTCTCAATGGCTACGACCTCAACGGCGCACGGAACAACAAGATCAGCTACGGCGATCTGGTGCTGAACTTCACCAACACCGCAAGCTTCAATGCTGCCCAGAGCAACCTGTTCGCGATTCGGTTTGACAGCACTAACGACACGAATGTGAGGGTGGTAACCGAAACCCAAACCGTAGACAGCAGAGGCCGGGTCAGAACAACGAGAACCACGCAAATCAGCCCCTTGGGCCTGTACGGCGGCGTGACCACGACTAGCCTGACCAGCGTTAACTCTGGCTTTAGCAGCCACCAGCAGCACGCAACCGAAGTAGCGAAGGTGGGTGGATTTGCGTCTCTAGGCGACTTGGCAGCGAACAATTCCTACTTTGGCTACAACACTGCGGCCCAGACCAACATGAAGTCTGGCAACTACTTGGGTGGCATCAACATGCTGGCGGCGGCTGACCTAACGGGGCTGGGGCTAAACTTTGGTCAGTTCAATGCAACGGGTAACTACACCTTCGGTTTCAGCGTGGATCGGAGCCTGCTGCCCGTAGGCGACTTCATCGCGAGCCTGTTTGCAGAGTGCGGCAACGACGGCATCGTGATGGCGGGGTCTACCGCTGTGCCCGAACCGACGACAATGGCCGGAACGGCGATCGCCGCTGGGTTGATGTACGCTCGTCGCCGCAAAAAGCAAGAAGCCTAA
- the tpiA gene encoding triose-phosphate isomerase has product MRKKVIAGNWKMYKTQAEAQEFLQGFLKHLTETPDDREVVLCVPYTDLWLLSKNLHGSRIRLGAQNIHWAAEGAYTGEISGPMLAEAGVRYVVVGHSERRQYFGETDDTVNLRLKAAQEFGITPILCVGETKQQRSTGQTEPFIFNQLENDLVDVDQSNLVIAYEPIWAIGTGDTCEPDEANRVIGLIREQIDNPDVPIQYGGSVKPDNIDVIMAQPEIDGVLVGGASLTPDSFGRIVNFGL; this is encoded by the coding sequence CAAGAGTTTCTGCAAGGGTTTTTGAAGCATCTGACGGAAACGCCCGACGATCGGGAGGTCGTGCTTTGCGTCCCTTATACCGATCTCTGGCTCTTGTCCAAAAACCTGCACGGGAGTCGGATTCGCCTTGGAGCGCAAAACATTCATTGGGCTGCCGAAGGAGCCTACACGGGGGAAATCTCTGGGCCGATGTTAGCAGAAGCAGGTGTGCGTTACGTCGTCGTTGGCCACAGCGAGCGACGGCAGTATTTTGGCGAAACAGACGACACGGTGAACCTGCGCCTGAAAGCCGCTCAAGAGTTTGGCATTACGCCGATTCTGTGTGTGGGGGAAACCAAGCAGCAGCGGTCTACGGGGCAAACCGAGCCGTTTATTTTTAACCAGCTTGAGAATGATCTGGTGGATGTGGATCAGTCCAACCTGGTGATTGCCTACGAGCCGATTTGGGCGATTGGCACGGGCGACACCTGCGAACCCGACGAAGCGAACCGCGTGATTGGGCTAATCCGTGAGCAAATCGATAACCCCGACGTGCCGATTCAATATGGCGGCTCGGTCAAGCCAGATAATATTGATGTCATCATGGCTCAGCCAGAAATTGACGGCGTTCTGGTGGGTGGGGCTAGCCTGACACCTGACAGCTTTGGGCGCATCGTGAATTTTGGGCTGTGA
- a CDS encoding DUF2808 domain-containing protein, translating to MKPNISSWAGALLAIALPSGFALSTPLAATAVQLADGTVYFEQPPSLTDYGTTRTTTFAPNPTYYFTVTLPPNAGEPLQRVTIEQRDSGTFARRVDYRL from the coding sequence ATGAAACCGAACATTTCGAGCTGGGCTGGGGCCCTCTTGGCGATCGCCCTCCCATCCGGATTCGCCCTGTCCACCCCACTCGCCGCAACAGCAGTGCAACTGGCAGACGGCACAGTATATTTCGAGCAGCCGCCCAGCCTGACCGACTATGGCACAACCCGCACGACGACCTTTGCGCCAAACCCGACCTACTATTTCACCGTGACGCTGCCGCCAAATGCAGGCGAACCCCTGCAACGAGTCACGATTGAGCAGCGCGACAGCGGCACCTTTGCCCGCCGGGTTGATTATCGACTTTAG
- a CDS encoding NF041680 family putative transposase, protein MIFNELQQFRQTLYASLGNARDALFDLMDAVLVSACIVSFVRLSQSPVFRRQWSSTYEALRDSRLPRSKVLKLLVQQIPTQQQPLLAGDASRWNRPAARRLKDRTLSGRTGHAPIAGQNYSTLAWIAEDRGSWALPLRHERITSFETPASKAAFQLKQVTRQLAVRPLAIYDRGYGNASFVNQTAGIEADLLLRVTSNRCVYGAPPAYRGRGAPAKHGHKMKLNDPDTWSVPVETVEVDDPNWGRVRVSRWSAYHFRKSPKRAMEVLRVEVLETQSSTRRLAPLWLVWLGEQMPPLETLWLHYLRRFAIEHWYRFAKQRLYWTHPQFSSVSATEQWSSLMPLLSWQLWLARKDCTDHPLPWQAPQETLTPGRVAQAFAGILAAIGTPAPAPKPRGKSPGRGKGHKPTPRPCYPMVKKRASKRKTSEQSLNSPVATAA, encoded by the coding sequence ATGATTTTCAACGAACTTCAGCAATTTCGCCAAACGTTGTATGCCAGCTTGGGAAACGCCAGAGATGCCCTGTTTGATCTGATGGATGCCGTGTTAGTGAGTGCGTGCATCGTGTCGTTTGTGAGGCTATCGCAGAGTCCTGTCTTTCGTCGCCAGTGGTCGAGCACCTATGAAGCGTTGCGCGATAGCCGCCTACCCCGATCAAAGGTGCTGAAGCTGTTGGTGCAGCAGATACCGACTCAGCAGCAACCGTTGTTGGCAGGTGATGCGAGTCGGTGGAACCGTCCTGCTGCCAGGCGTTTGAAAGACCGCACCTTATCAGGCAGAACAGGACATGCCCCGATAGCCGGACAAAACTACAGTACCTTAGCCTGGATTGCTGAAGACAGGGGCAGTTGGGCATTACCATTGCGGCATGAGCGCATCACCAGCTTTGAAACACCCGCCAGTAAAGCGGCATTCCAACTCAAACAAGTGACTCGGCAGTTAGCGGTGCGTCCGTTGGCGATCTACGACCGAGGGTACGGCAATGCCAGTTTTGTCAACCAAACGGCAGGGATTGAGGCAGACTTGCTGCTGCGGGTTACATCCAATCGATGTGTCTATGGCGCGCCCCCAGCGTATCGAGGGCGAGGCGCACCTGCCAAGCATGGACATAAGATGAAACTCAATGACCCTGACACTTGGAGTGTCCCGGTCGAAACCGTTGAAGTCGATGATCCCAACTGGGGACGAGTGCGGGTCAGTCGTTGGAGTGCATACCATTTCCGCAAATCCCCCAAACGGGCAATGGAAGTGTTGCGCGTGGAGGTGCTGGAGACACAGAGCAGCACGCGACGCTTGGCTCCTTTGTGGTTAGTTTGGCTGGGTGAGCAGATGCCTCCGTTAGAAACCCTGTGGTTGCACTACCTCCGTCGCTTTGCCATTGAACACTGGTATCGCTTTGCCAAGCAGAGGCTATATTGGACACATCCCCAGTTCAGTTCTGTATCGGCAACCGAACAGTGGAGCAGCCTGATGCCGTTGCTCAGTTGGCAGTTGTGGTTAGCGCGAAAGGACTGTACTGACCACCCCTTGCCCTGGCAGGCACCGCAAGAAACGTTGACTCCGGGTCGGGTCGCACAAGCGTTTGCAGGCATTTTGGCAGCGATTGGCACCCCTGCTCCTGCGCCTAAACCTCGTGGTAAATCGCCAGGACGAGGCAAGGGGCACAAGCCAACTCCTCGTCCCTGCTATCCGATGGTCAAAAAACGAGCCTCGAAACGCAAGACATCCGAACAATCCCTGAACAGTCCGGTTGCAACAGCAGCTTAA
- a CDS encoding Hsp20/alpha crystallin family protein: MALVHWVPFRELETLQRDMNELLDVFNLEGDRKAGLRIAPAIELQETPDALVLKAEIPGVDSKDLDIQVTADAVAIKGERKSETHTEENGIKRSEFRYGSFSRVVPLPSRIQNDKVSAEYKDGILHLTLPKVEAEKNKVVKVTLG; encoded by the coding sequence ATGGCATTAGTTCATTGGGTTCCTTTCCGTGAATTAGAAACCCTGCAAAGAGACATGAACGAACTGCTGGATGTGTTTAATCTGGAGGGCGATCGCAAAGCGGGACTCCGCATCGCGCCCGCAATCGAGCTACAAGAAACGCCCGACGCACTGGTGCTAAAGGCCGAAATTCCGGGTGTAGATTCCAAAGATCTGGACATTCAGGTGACTGCTGATGCGGTTGCGATTAAAGGCGAACGCAAGTCGGAAACCCACACTGAAGAAAACGGCATTAAGCGCTCTGAGTTCCGCTATGGCTCGTTTAGCCGCGTCGTGCCGCTGCCCAGCCGCATCCAGAACGACAAGGTATCTGCGGAATACAAAGACGGTATTTTGCACCTGACCCTGCCCAAGGTGGAAGCCGAAAAGAACAAGGTCGTGAAAGTGACGCTGGGATAA